One genomic segment of Hevea brasiliensis isolate MT/VB/25A 57/8 chromosome 3, ASM3005281v1, whole genome shotgun sequence includes these proteins:
- the LOC110667248 gene encoding zinc finger BED domain-containing protein RICESLEEPER 2-like: MRCIAHIINLVVVDGLKETNVSVKRVREAVRYIRQSPARLQKFKSCCEMEGIESKSSLCLDVCTRWNSTYLMLNVAQKFENAFDRYATIDPCFKFDLQSSDGLPDSLDWENVRRLVDFLGHFYDLTLRISGSRYVTSNIFFNEISSVDCLLQEWQGSNDIELACMSDRMKVKFDKYWGDPDKMNKIVYITVVVDPRYKLEFMEFALSTVYGKEKGMELAKKIKLTVYELFDEYKKTYQAEHERGSNVAGNTSENNESEGVKKKSRLNFGDQFLKHKIETGEANSKSNLDCYLNEGIKVVDEKEEFDILKWWQLNSGRFPILSIMVRDILAMPISTVASESAFSTGGRVLDPLRSSLTPKIVEALICAQDWLRKSHCCKSIEEQIADLERLEEGVCFD; encoded by the coding sequence ATGAGATGCATTGCACACATAATTAACTTGGTTGTTGTTGATGGATTAAAGGAAACTAATGTTTCAGTGAAAAGGGTTAGGGAAGCAGTGAGATATATTAGGCAATCTCCTGCTAGGTTGCAAAAGTTTAAATCATGTTGTGAGATGGAGGGGATTGAAAGTAAAAGTTCTTTATGCTTAGACGTGTGCACTAGGTGGAATTCTACTTATTTGATGTTAAATGTTGCACAAAAGTTTGAAAATGCATTTGATAGATATGCTACTATAGATCCATGCTTTAAATTTGATCTTCAGTCAAGTGATGGTTTGCCAGATAGTTTGGATTGGGAAAATGTTAGGAGACTTGTAGATTTTTTGGGCCACTTTTATGATCTTACCTTGAGAATATCAGGATCTCGATATgtcacttctaatatattttttaatgagaTCAGTTCAGTTGATTGTTTATTACAAGAGTGGCAAGGGAGTAATGACATAGAATTGGCATGTATGAGTGATAGGATGAAGGTAAAATTTGATAAATATTGGGGGGATCCTGATAAGATGAATAAAATAGTTTATATTACAGTGGTGGTTGATCCTCGATATAAGTTGGAATTTATGGAATTTGCTCTTTCAACTGTGTATGGGAAAGAAAAGGGTATGGAATTGGCAAAGAAAATTAAATTGACTGTATATGAGTTGTTTGATGAATATAAGAAAACATATCAAGCGGAACATGAACGTGGTAGCAATGTAGCTGGGAATACAAGTGAAAACAATGAAAGTGAAGGAGTAAAAAAGAAATCACGGTTGAATTTTGGGGATCAATTCTTGAAACATAAAATAGAGACTGGAGAAGCTAATAGCAAGTCTAACTTAGATTGCTATTTGAATGAGGGCATTAAAGTGGTGGATGAAAAAGAAGAATTTGATATATTAAAGTGGTGGCAACTTAATTCTGGTAGGTTTCCCATCCTTTCAATCATGGTAAGAGATATATTGGCAATGCCTATATCTACAGTTGCTTCGGAATCAGCCTTTAGTACTGGAGGTAGAGTACTTGATCCTTTAAGAAGTTCTTTAACTCCTAAAATTGTTGAAGCATTAATATGTGCACAAGATTGGTTGCGGAAGTCCCATTGTTGCAAATCCATTGAAGAGCAAATTGCTGACCTTGAAAGGCTTGAAGAGGGTGTGTGTTTCGATTAA